A genome region from Oscillospiraceae bacterium includes the following:
- a CDS encoding N-acetylmuramoyl-L-alanine amidase, whose product MQDYSARRRSRNGGRSLLEKKDKPKAFEKKEEKIDTAALFAVSNETAVERKKPEKQVILPKHNENPDKKPEKMPKEPKKPGSRLSLKITALVLAVLILAGGTLTYAKWYQILDLVDNWKQEEVNIVPLSETDPDYLAARYTYKPLSYISQTSGGAIYDKTLALEALPGVDFYTKSGMTFDEVMKELDNLIAFALSMKATELILPLQCSEGSFVTVNDFDTLFNGQLPAYLVTKGSENGIKISFSFSPLSWVKGGSQVTLDPTKPSDRALISTAAAQIAALGAASYVLTDCEYNPNQGTYADYAASNIGSGFEVYKRSALSDTLFDIAQTLRAGSDTVLVGVRVGPIWQLSSNSSDGIDAVCDYESYTDGYADTKAWLSNGIFDYFQVEDYGSLSNKDQPFASIFEWWTRAAGTDIPLMVVHAGEKIASTETGWSLYDQIPKQILEAQKSESYAGSIISGVSKLVKYSEIPAVITNSFSGEVDGDDILRKLVITSPNKKDTTTYESKVTLSGSSDPNFSVILNGKPIERTSKGYFSFNFDLAVGKNTYVFEHKGTKVTYTVDRKILVVKTVDPTKSITIFAGTPIVFSATALKGSKVYADIDGTRIDMHEDAILLDESNESLGDYINYTGSYTVPESSKSRTISGIKITGVWDGYTTAKDCADVKVKEIDKSTVRVAKVISEAGAEVFRYGTVDDKSVPTAYPLPAGTRDFIIGEVTLPFSEDGASHVYVYYLLQSGKRIYKSKDGVASTDVIVEAGSTVPYTTISNPGFEVTSDYTKLYLDMSSKVPFTVELLPQSYVDATSTVPNFTIGDFTAQKIKLTFNYVTDASALPALSGSPIFTSVGNWEKDGSNYSITLTLAKSFYGMYTEYSGDTLVFSFNNPPVISTSSNSYGYSLEGITVLLDAGHGGNSSGAIGANPNYPEKRVNLDLANKVADILRGLGAKVIMMRSADVYISIENRAVLCGRYKPDIFISLHHNWAPAVSAYGTDSFYFMPFSKDLANSIYNRVTDYYDSGMYPGANSSAYKRGCNYYPFYVTRYWYCPSTLVEYGFMSNSAELQKLIDPNNQDGLARATVKGIIDYFASNGIVGSGSTTSSQPTASSEPASSQENSIPSSLPQSSTATSSTPSQG is encoded by the coding sequence ATGCAGGATTACAGCGCCAGGCGGCGCAGCAGAAACGGCGGCAGATCACTGCTCGAAAAAAAAGACAAACCAAAGGCCTTTGAAAAGAAAGAAGAAAAGATCGATACTGCGGCTCTTTTCGCCGTTTCAAACGAAACTGCCGTTGAAAGAAAGAAACCGGAAAAGCAGGTAATATTGCCAAAGCATAACGAAAATCCGGATAAGAAACCGGAGAAAATGCCAAAGGAGCCGAAAAAGCCCGGCAGCCGCCTCAGTTTGAAAATCACCGCATTGGTTTTGGCCGTTTTAATATTGGCGGGTGGTACGCTGACGTACGCGAAATGGTATCAGATCCTCGACCTTGTGGACAATTGGAAACAGGAAGAAGTGAACATCGTACCGCTTTCTGAGACCGATCCGGATTATCTGGCGGCACGTTATACATATAAACCGCTTAGTTACATTTCGCAGACATCGGGCGGAGCCATTTATGACAAGACACTGGCGCTCGAAGCACTGCCCGGTGTGGACTTCTATACAAAATCCGGGATGACTTTTGACGAAGTCATGAAGGAACTGGATAATCTCATAGCCTTCGCCTTATCCATGAAGGCTACCGAATTGATTCTCCCGCTGCAATGCAGCGAGGGTTCTTTTGTCACAGTGAATGACTTTGACACACTGTTCAACGGACAGCTTCCTGCTTATCTCGTCACCAAAGGGAGCGAAAACGGGATAAAAATCTCATTTTCCTTCTCCCCGCTTTCCTGGGTCAAAGGCGGCAGTCAGGTCACGCTCGATCCGACTAAACCGTCCGACCGCGCGTTGATTTCTACCGCCGCTGCTCAGATTGCCGCTCTCGGCGCCGCAAGTTACGTTCTTACAGACTGTGAATATAATCCGAATCAGGGCACTTATGCCGATTATGCCGCTTCGAACATCGGAAGCGGTTTCGAGGTCTACAAACGCAGCGCCCTCTCCGACACCTTGTTTGACATTGCACAGACGCTGCGCGCAGGCAGCGATACCGTTTTGGTCGGCGTCCGCGTCGGACCGATCTGGCAGCTCTCTTCCAACAGTTCCGACGGCATCGATGCCGTCTGTGATTACGAGAGTTATACCGATGGCTACGCAGACACCAAAGCTTGGCTATCCAACGGTATTTTCGACTATTTTCAAGTTGAAGATTACGGCTCTCTGTCCAATAAAGATCAGCCGTTCGCTTCAATCTTCGAATGGTGGACCCGGGCAGCGGGAACCGATATTCCGTTGATGGTTGTCCACGCCGGCGAAAAGATTGCTTCGACCGAAACCGGGTGGTCGCTTTACGACCAGATTCCTAAACAAATTCTCGAGGCGCAAAAATCCGAATCTTATGCCGGGAGCATCATCAGCGGCGTTTCGAAATTAGTGAAATACTCGGAGATTCCGGCAGTTATTACGAATTCCTTCAGCGGCGAAGTCGACGGAGATGACATTTTAAGAAAACTCGTCATTACTTCTCCGAATAAAAAAGACACCACGACTTATGAATCGAAAGTCACTCTTTCAGGTAGTTCTGATCCGAACTTCAGTGTCATTTTAAACGGCAAGCCGATCGAACGCACTTCAAAAGGTTACTTCTCGTTCAACTTTGATTTGGCTGTCGGTAAAAACACTTATGTCTTTGAACATAAAGGCACCAAAGTGACCTATACCGTTGATCGTAAGATCCTCGTCGTCAAGACGGTAGATCCGACCAAATCTATCACAATTTTTGCCGGAACGCCGATTGTGTTCAGCGCGACCGCACTAAAAGGCAGCAAGGTCTATGCCGATATTGACGGAACCAGAATCGACATGCACGAAGATGCTATTTTGCTGGATGAATCCAACGAATCTCTCGGCGATTACATCAATTACACCGGTTCTTATACCGTCCCCGAAAGCTCTAAATCACGCACGATCAGCGGTATAAAAATTACCGGCGTTTGGGACGGCTACACAACCGCCAAGGACTGCGCCGACGTCAAGGTCAAAGAAATTGACAAAAGCACCGTCCGGGTCGCCAAAGTCATCTCAGAGGCCGGTGCCGAGGTATTCCGGTACGGCACCGTCGACGATAAATCCGTGCCGACCGCCTATCCGCTGCCCGCGGGCACGCGCGATTTCATCATCGGCGAAGTCACACTGCCCTTCTCCGAAGACGGTGCAAGCCATGTCTATGTCTACTATCTGCTTCAGTCCGGTAAGCGCATTTACAAGAGCAAAGACGGCGTCGCGTCGACAGACGTCATTGTCGAAGCAGGTTCCACCGTACCGTATACCACGATCAGCAATCCCGGATTCGAGGTAACGAGCGACTATACCAAGTTGTATCTGGATATGAGCAGCAAGGTGCCGTTCACGGTCGAACTGCTCCCGCAGAGTTATGTTGACGCCACCAGTACTGTGCCCAATTTCACCATCGGCGATTTCACCGCTCAAAAAATTAAGCTGACCTTCAATTACGTCACCGACGCTTCGGCTTTACCCGCGTTATCCGGCAGTCCGATATTCACATCGGTCGGCAATTGGGAAAAAGATGGCAGCAATTACAGCATCACGCTGACGTTGGCAAAATCTTTCTATGGCATGTATACCGAATACAGCGGAGATACACTGGTATTCTCGTTTAATAACCCTCCCGTGATTTCAACCTCTTCCAACAGCTACGGTTATTCGCTCGAGGGCATCACGGTTCTACTCGACGCAGGCCATGGAGGCAATTCATCCGGCGCAATCGGCGCGAACCCGAATTATCCCGAAAAGCGTGTCAACCTTGATTTAGCCAACAAGGTTGCGGATATTCTCAGAGGGCTCGGCGCGAAAGTCATCATGATGCGCTCGGCCGACGTCTATATCTCCATCGAAAACCGCGCCGTCCTTTGCGGTCGGTATAAACCCGATATCTTCATCAGCCTGCACCATAACTGGGCGCCCGCGGTCAGTGCCTACGGCACCGACTCCTTCTACTTCATGCCGTTCTCAAAAGATCTCGCAAATTCCATCTACAACCGCGTGACCGATTACTACGACAGCGGCATGTATCCAGGAGCTAACTCCAGCGCCTATAAGCGCGGCTGCAACTATTACCCGTTCTACGTCACCCGTTATTGGTATTGCCCCTCCACATTGGTCGAATACGGATTCATGAGCAATTCCGCGGAATTGCAGAAGCTCATCGATCCGAACAACCAGGACGGCCTTGCTCGTGCCACGGTCAAGGGAATCATCGATTACTTCGCTTCAAACGGCATCGTCGGCAGCGGCAGCACAACCTCCTCGCAGCCGACCGCATCCAGCGAACCGGCTTCTTCACAGGAGAACTCGATCCCATCTTCCCTGCCGCAGAGCTCAACAGCCACGTCATCTACACCTTCCCAAGGTTAA
- a CDS encoding alkaline phosphatase family protein — protein sequence MSKKVLLILVDGMRPDAVAKCPHPFIKELQNRGSYTAEARTVMPSVTLPCHMSLFHSVTSQRHGVTTNLYVPQVRPIKGLFDVLRANKKISAMFYDWEELRDLNRPDALAHACFYSGHIMSYEKANICITDDAVEYMRKYSPDFAFLYLGFTDEAGHNFGWMTDEYMRSVYESWICIERIIKSLPSDYTVFVTADHGGHERSHGTEMPEDMTIPLFAAGDGFAPGGTIENASIMDIAPTVAKILGVLPEEEWEGKSLL from the coding sequence ATGAGTAAGAAAGTACTGCTGATTCTGGTTGACGGAATGCGTCCGGATGCGGTTGCGAAGTGTCCGCATCCGTTTATCAAAGAACTTCAAAATAGGGGAAGTTATACCGCCGAAGCAAGAACGGTTATGCCGTCGGTCACGCTTCCTTGCCATATGTCTTTATTTCACAGCGTGACATCGCAAAGACATGGGGTAACCACCAATCTTTATGTGCCGCAGGTCCGTCCGATCAAAGGCCTTTTCGACGTCCTGCGCGCCAATAAAAAGATTTCCGCAATGTTTTACGACTGGGAGGAACTTCGCGATCTCAACAGACCCGACGCCCTCGCCCATGCTTGTTTTTATTCCGGCCATATCATGTCTTACGAAAAGGCAAATATCTGCATCACCGACGATGCGGTTGAATACATGCGTAAATATTCGCCCGATTTTGCTTTTTTGTATTTGGGTTTCACCGATGAAGCCGGACATAATTTCGGCTGGATGACCGACGAATACATGCGATCGGTTTACGAGAGCTGGATTTGCATCGAGCGGATAATCAAATCTCTGCCAAGCGATTATACGGTCTTTGTGACCGCCGACCACGGCGGACACGAGCGCAGCCACGGCACTGAGATGCCCGAAGATATGACGATCCCGCTGTTCGCGGCGGGAGACGGATTTGCTCCCGGCGGTACAATTGAAAATGCGAGCATCATGGATATCGCGCCGACAGTCGCGAAGATACTCGGAGTTTTGCCCGAAGAAGAGTGGGAAGGGAAATCTTTGCTGTAA
- a CDS encoding ElyC/SanA/YdcF family protein, translating into MKKNLKVISIIFGLFLTVFALLPYFVYGLINIGVWFPAILGVFFIALPFINPVARKLLKKAYLPVKIFFWSVFCVGAAYMLVMMAIVARGSYVATFANPDAVIVMGGGIEGDRPQLLLQYRLNAAVEFLNVHPGITCIVSGGEDSNSDRTEADVMKQYLVEKGIAASRVLMEDKSTDSHENLNLSAEILKINGFGNKVVIITDRFHQYRSALYAKHAGLDSTPYCSGSPYLLQQSFWIREAFAMLKYYLITGSGN; encoded by the coding sequence ATGAAAAAGAATTTAAAAGTTATATCCATTATTTTCGGCTTATTCTTAACCGTATTCGCATTGCTCCCGTATTTCGTCTATGGATTAATCAACATCGGTGTGTGGTTTCCTGCGATACTCGGCGTTTTCTTCATTGCGCTTCCGTTCATCAATCCTGTGGCGAGAAAGCTGTTGAAAAAGGCCTATCTACCCGTAAAGATCTTTTTTTGGTCGGTCTTTTGCGTCGGCGCGGCATATATGCTGGTGATGATGGCTATTGTCGCCCGCGGTTCTTATGTTGCGACTTTTGCCAATCCCGATGCCGTAATTGTAATGGGCGGCGGCATCGAAGGTGATCGTCCGCAATTGCTGTTGCAATATCGACTCAATGCAGCGGTGGAATTTTTAAATGTTCATCCCGGCATCACCTGTATTGTCAGCGGCGGCGAGGACAGCAACAGCGATCGGACCGAAGCTGACGTGATGAAGCAATATCTTGTCGAAAAGGGAATTGCCGCAAGCCGAGTTCTCATGGAGGATAAATCGACCGACAGCCACGAAAATCTCAATTTAAGCGCGGAAATTCTCAAAATAAACGGATTTGGCAATAAAGTAGTGATTATCACCGACCGGTTTCATCAATACCGCAGTGCCCTTTATGCCAAACACGCTGGGCTCGACAGCACTCCTTATTGCTCCGGAAGCCCGTATTTATTGCAGCAATCCTTCTGGATTCGTGAGGCCTTCGCAATGCTGAAGTATTATTTAATCACCGGATCCGGCAACTGA
- a CDS encoding GDSL-type esterase/lipase family protein, with protein sequence MNSILEKVCAQRTEKRIENPLKIAFLGDSVTHGCFETWETNGQFDGSVDYENVYHARLKRMLDIVFPKCPVTIINAGIGGDNTAGGLARVQKDVIDHNPDIAIVCYGLNDVGGGMVGLEGYKKNLSLLFGRLQAAKIKTIFLTPNMMCTSVSPEYPKGGICAKAAASCSRLQTEGVMDLYMEDARQVSRENEVELCDCYADWKKLEQAGADITSLLANHINHPTREMHALFAARLFETLVLE encoded by the coding sequence ATGAACAGCATATTGGAAAAAGTTTGTGCGCAAAGAACGGAAAAACGCATTGAAAACCCCTTAAAAATCGCGTTTTTAGGCGACAGCGTGACCCACGGATGTTTTGAAACATGGGAGACAAACGGCCAATTTGACGGCTCCGTAGATTATGAAAACGTCTATCATGCGCGTTTAAAACGGATGCTCGATATTGTGTTTCCGAAATGCCCCGTCACAATCATCAACGCGGGCATCGGAGGGGATAACACCGCCGGAGGACTTGCCCGCGTTCAAAAAGATGTGATCGACCACAACCCCGACATCGCGATTGTCTGCTACGGGTTAAATGATGTTGGCGGTGGGATGGTGGGACTGGAAGGTTATAAAAAGAATCTTTCGCTCCTGTTCGGACGTCTTCAAGCCGCCAAAATCAAGACGATTTTTTTGACACCGAACATGATGTGCACTTCGGTTTCGCCCGAATATCCCAAGGGCGGCATCTGCGCCAAAGCGGCCGCTTCTTGCAGCCGCCTGCAGACCGAGGGCGTGATGGATTTATATATGGAAGACGCAAGGCAGGTCAGCCGTGAAAATGAAGTCGAATTGTGCGACTGCTACGCCGATTGGAAAAAGCTCGAACAAGCCGGTGCGGACATCACCTCGCTGCTCGCAAACCACATCAACCACCCGACCAGAGAGATGCATGCGCTTTTTGCCGCACGGCTTTTTGAAACGCTGGTATTAGAATAA
- a CDS encoding glycoside hydrolase family 88 protein, with protein sequence MLENKAVVEQKCEQIIDTLIAIGTEGTNILLNMNIWDWSQGVGLYGIYKYYKYSGEKKYLDYLIEWFDSKMPDEDKIMKNVNTMAPLSTMAHLYEETGNGKYRDFCIRWAEWVLHDMIRTDEGGLQHLTIDSLNTQQLWADTVFMTALSMAKIGQITGNQAYKDEAIKQFLIHIKYLQDPETGLLFHGWTFDGHHNFGKALWCRGNCWFTAASIDMTEYIEIPEPDKTAILNGYRKQCAALKKYQDESGLFHTLVDDPTAYLESSGSAGFIYGLQKGVASGVLDSSYKAVCDKGLEGLWNEIGPDGIVKNASYGTVVHMTKDYYKQIRLTSTGYGQSLTLLALTQYLSGLKK encoded by the coding sequence ATGCTGGAAAATAAAGCGGTTGTCGAACAAAAATGCGAACAGATCATCGATACCCTGATCGCAATCGGCACCGAAGGTACCAACATCCTGCTCAATATGAACATCTGGGACTGGTCTCAGGGCGTCGGCCTTTACGGCATCTATAAATATTATAAATACAGCGGCGAAAAAAAATATCTTGATTATTTAATCGAGTGGTTTGACTCCAAAATGCCCGACGAAGACAAGATCATGAAAAACGTCAACACCATGGCGCCGCTTTCGACCATGGCGCACCTCTATGAAGAGACGGGCAACGGAAAATACCGTGACTTCTGCATCCGCTGGGCCGAATGGGTGCTCCATGATATGATCCGTACCGATGAGGGCGGGCTTCAACATCTGACCATCGACTCGCTGAACACCCAACAGCTCTGGGCCGACACGGTGTTTATGACCGCGCTCTCGATGGCGAAAATCGGCCAGATCACCGGAAATCAGGCCTACAAAGACGAAGCCATTAAACAGTTTTTAATTCACATCAAATATCTCCAGGACCCCGAGACCGGGTTGTTATTCCACGGCTGGACCTTTGACGGGCACCACAACTTCGGCAAGGCGCTCTGGTGCCGCGGCAACTGTTGGTTCACGGCGGCTTCGATCGACATGACCGAATATATCGAAATCCCCGAGCCGGACAAGACTGCGATTTTAAACGGCTATCGTAAACAATGCGCAGCGCTCAAAAAATATCAGGACGAGTCCGGCCTGTTCCACACGCTGGTCGACGACCCAACCGCATATCTCGAGAGTTCGGGTTCTGCCGGTTTCATCTATGGGTTGCAAAAAGGCGTCGCATCTGGCGTGCTCGACAGCAGTTACAAAGCTGTCTGCGACAAGGGTTTGGAAGGTCTCTGGAACGAAATCGGCCCCGACGGCATTGTCAAAAACGCCTCTTACGGCACGGTTGTGCATATGACCAAGGATTATTATAAACAGATCCGCCTGACCTCCACCGGCTACGGCCAGTCGCTGACGCTGCTGGCGCTGACGCAATATCTCAGCGGACTCAAGAAATAG
- a CDS encoding uroporphyrinogen decarboxylase family protein, translated as MFIEIFGKLIGLDEEWAAQGATDAERDLSAFNFDWVNRVQAGINCGLMDPYEEKVLEKGDGYVISQDAMGRKVKLCTATATIPLPLSYPVTDFDSWLKIKPKFQFDEKRIDIEAVNTAAKAREHDALVHLDVPGGFDMPRELMGEENLCIAYYDEPELIQDMLDTCADTTLKVLERLEGKLVVDNLFVHEDMAGKSGPLIGPSLFDEFVKPYYEKIWTAAKSMGTAIFSQDSDGNMNPLMKNIAESGINVFYPMEPGSGMDIVACRKQFGNRLAFKAGIDKYALRGTKEDIRREVEYKVGSLKNDLGIAFGLDHRIPNGVPIENYRYYVSLVKEILGIPMTEAGKWTRMGF; from the coding sequence ATGTTTATCGAGATTTTCGGGAAACTGATTGGGCTCGATGAAGAATGGGCGGCACAAGGTGCGACCGACGCCGAACGCGACCTTTCGGCTTTCAATTTCGACTGGGTAAACCGCGTACAAGCCGGCATCAACTGCGGATTGATGGACCCGTACGAGGAAAAAGTGCTTGAAAAAGGCGACGGCTATGTGATTTCGCAGGATGCGATGGGACGCAAAGTCAAGCTCTGCACCGCCACCGCGACGATCCCCCTGCCCTTGTCTTATCCCGTCACCGATTTCGACAGCTGGCTGAAAATCAAGCCGAAGTTTCAGTTTGACGAGAAACGCATCGACATAGAAGCAGTGAACACAGCGGCAAAAGCACGTGAACATGATGCGCTGGTGCATCTGGATGTTCCCGGCGGATTCGATATGCCGCGTGAATTAATGGGCGAGGAAAACCTGTGCATCGCCTATTACGACGAGCCGGAACTGATTCAGGATATGCTCGACACTTGCGCCGACACCACGTTGAAAGTGTTGGAACGGTTGGAAGGCAAACTCGTCGTCGACAATCTGTTCGTGCACGAAGACATGGCCGGAAAGAGCGGCCCGTTAATTGGTCCGTCGTTATTTGACGAATTTGTCAAGCCGTATTACGAAAAAATATGGACGGCGGCAAAGTCCATGGGCACCGCGATCTTTTCCCAAGACAGTGACGGAAACATGAATCCGTTGATGAAAAACATCGCCGAGAGCGGCATTAACGTGTTTTATCCGATGGAACCCGGCTCCGGAATGGACATCGTCGCTTGCCGCAAACAGTTCGGAAACCGCCTCGCATTCAAAGCAGGAATCGATAAATATGCTCTGCGCGGAACCAAAGAGGATATTCGCCGCGAAGTTGAATACAAAGTCGGATCTCTCAAAAACGATCTCGGCATCGCATTTGGGCTCGACCACCGTATCCCGAACGGCGTTCCGATTGAAAATTATCGCTATTACGTCTCGTTAGTCAAGGAGATTCTCGGAATCCCGATGACCGAAGCGGGAAAATGGACCCGGATGGGGTTTTAA
- a CDS encoding aminotransferase class I/II-fold pyridoxal phosphate-dependent enzyme → MEKDYSKVPNTVAHLGDDYTQYLGAVVPPIFENTLFTRKEKSFGYVYTRVDNPTVKVTEQKIAQLEKGNHALLFASGMAAITSSLMALLSSGDHAVVVRSVYVPVKAFFDTTLSPRYNIGVTYVHGDDLNEFEAAIQPNTKIIYLESPSSNIFLVQDIAAISKLAHSKGIKVLIDNTWATPYFQNPLELGADVVMHSASKYLGGHSDIIAGVIATKDPELSTFGWNERTTYGACVDPMKAWLLTRSLRSFPLRMEQHCKNGLKVAKFLEQHPMIERVYYPGLESDLGYKLGKKQMRGYCGLMSFIAKAPKEKVLQALKSLQYFEEGPSWGGYESLFNFPGGGEPEKLAEIDIPSGLFRISVGLEDADSLCGDLDNALNTLK, encoded by the coding sequence ATGGAAAAGGATTACTCAAAAGTACCGAATACCGTCGCTCATCTCGGCGACGATTATACCCAGTACCTCGGAGCCGTCGTGCCCCCGATCTTTGAAAACACCTTGTTTACGCGCAAGGAAAAGAGTTTCGGTTACGTTTACACCCGCGTGGACAACCCGACCGTCAAGGTTACCGAACAGAAAATCGCCCAACTTGAAAAAGGAAATCACGCGTTGTTGTTTGCCTCCGGTATGGCGGCGATTACAAGTTCATTAATGGCGTTGTTGTCCTCGGGCGACCACGCGGTTGTCGTGCGAAGCGTCTATGTTCCGGTCAAAGCCTTTTTTGATACCACGCTTTCTCCGCGTTACAATATCGGCGTGACCTATGTGCACGGCGACGATTTAAACGAATTTGAAGCGGCGATTCAACCAAATACGAAAATCATTTATCTTGAAAGCCCGTCTTCGAACATCTTTTTGGTGCAGGACATCGCCGCGATCAGTAAACTTGCGCATTCCAAAGGCATCAAAGTGCTGATTGACAACACCTGGGCGACGCCGTATTTTCAAAATCCGCTCGAATTGGGCGCGGATGTTGTGATGCATTCCGCCAGTAAATACCTCGGCGGACACAGCGACATTATCGCGGGCGTCATCGCTACCAAAGACCCCGAACTCAGCACCTTCGGCTGGAACGAGCGCACTACCTACGGCGCTTGCGTCGATCCGATGAAGGCCTGGCTGCTGACCCGTTCACTGCGCAGTTTTCCGCTGCGTATGGAACAACATTGCAAAAACGGCTTGAAAGTCGCAAAATTCCTCGAACAGCATCCGATGATTGAACGGGTATATTATCCGGGACTCGAGAGCGATCTGGGTTATAAACTCGGTAAAAAACAGATGCGCGGTTACTGCGGTCTGATGTCGTTTATCGCCAAAGCCCCAAAAGAAAAAGTCCTTCAGGCGTTGAAATCGCTGCAGTACTTCGAAGAAGGACCGAGCTGGGGCGGATATGAGAGTTTGTTCAACTTCCCGGGCGGCGGCGAACCCGAAAAGCTCGCCGAAATTGATATCCCGTCAGGACTGTTTAGAATCTCGGTCGGTCTCGAGGACGCCGATTCCCTGTGCGGAGACCTCGACAACGCCTTAAACACATTGAAATAA
- the kduD gene encoding 2-dehydro-3-deoxy-D-gluconate 5-dehydrogenase KduD codes for MSVDFSLKSKVAIVTGCSAGIGNGIAKGLAEAGAEIYGVSSRGEFAEIKEAVEARGRRFEGRKANLMTVGPIESIINDCITKFGRVDILVNNAGIIRREDAINFSEKDWDDVMNINLKTVFFFSQRVAKEFIKQGSGKIINIASMLSYQGGIQVPSYCASKSGVKGITMELANEWAKYNINVNAIAPGYIATNITAPLSDDAERSADILARIPAGRWGTPEDVAGVAVFLASSASDYVNGFTVACDGGWLAR; via the coding sequence ATGTCAGTTGATTTTTCACTAAAAAGCAAAGTCGCCATTGTCACCGGATGCAGTGCCGGGATCGGAAACGGCATCGCAAAAGGGCTGGCAGAAGCCGGCGCAGAAATCTATGGTGTGTCTTCTCGCGGGGAGTTCGCCGAGATCAAAGAAGCGGTTGAGGCCCGCGGCAGACGGTTTGAGGGTCGGAAAGCTAACCTGATGACCGTTGGACCCATAGAATCCATTATCAACGATTGTATCACGAAGTTCGGACGCGTCGACATTCTTGTCAACAATGCCGGTATTATCCGCCGTGAGGATGCGATCAACTTCTCCGAGAAGGACTGGGATGATGTGATGAACATCAACCTCAAAACCGTCTTTTTCTTTTCACAGCGCGTAGCAAAGGAGTTTATCAAACAGGGCAGCGGCAAGATTATCAACATCGCATCGATGCTCTCCTATCAGGGCGGCATTCAGGTTCCGTCCTACTGCGCCTCCAAAAGCGGCGTCAAAGGCATCACGATGGAACTCGCCAACGAATGGGCAAAATACAACATCAATGTCAACGCCATCGCCCCCGGGTACATCGCAACCAACATCACCGCACCGCTCTCCGACGATGCAGAGCGTTCGGCCGACATCCTCGCCCGAATTCCTGCAGGCCGCTGGGGCACTCCTGAAGACGTCGCCGGAGTTGCGGTATTCCTGGCTTCTTCCGCTTCCGACTATGTCAACGGCTTCACGGTTGCGTGCGACGGCGGCTGGTTAGCGAGATAA
- the kduD gene encoding 2-dehydro-3-deoxy-D-gluconate 5-dehydrogenase KduD encodes MSTNFSLKGKVAIVTGCEVGLGYGMAKGLAEAGADIYGASFPGDFAEIKAAVEACGRRFEGQKANLMSVEPIDEIVSDCVAKFGHVDILVNNAGIIRREDSINFSEKDWDDVMNINLKTVFFLSQRVAKEYMKQGGGKIINIASMLSYQGGIRVPSYCASKSGVKGITMELANEWAKFNINVNAIAPGYMATNNTAPIRADAEREASILARIPAGRWGTPDDVAGVAVFLAAPASDYVNGFTVACDGGWLAR; translated from the coding sequence ATGTCAACCAATTTCTCTCTCAAAGGCAAAGTCGCGATCGTCACCGGCTGCGAAGTCGGTCTCGGCTACGGCATGGCAAAGGGTCTCGCCGAAGCGGGCGCGGACATCTACGGTGCTTCTTTCCCCGGTGATTTCGCCGAGATCAAAGCGGCAGTCGAGGCCTGCGGCAGACGGTTTGAAGGCCAAAAGGCCAATCTGATGTCCGTCGAGCCGATCGACGAAATCGTTTCCGACTGCGTTGCCAAGTTCGGCCACGTCGACATCCTCGTCAACAACGCGGGCATCATCCGCCGTGAGGATTCGATCAACTTCTCTGAGAAGGACTGGGACGACGTGATGAACATCAACCTCAAAACCGTCTTCTTCCTGTCCCAGCGGGTCGCCAAAGAATATATGAAACAGGGCGGCGGCAAGATCATCAATATCGCGTCGATGCTTTCTTATCAGGGCGGCATCCGCGTTCCGTCTTACTGCGCATCCAAGAGCGGCGTCAAGGGCATCACGATGGAACTTGCCAATGAGTGGGCCAAGTTCAACATCAACGTCAACGCAATCGCCCCGGGGTATATGGCCACCAACAATACTGCTCCGATCCGTGCCGACGCCGAGCGCGAAGCCAGCATCCTTGCACGCATTCCGGCAGGCCGCTGGGGCACTCCTGACGACGTCGCCGGTGTCGCGGTATTTTTGGCTGCACCCGCTTCCGACTATGTCAACGGCTTCACAGTCGCCTGTGACGGCGGCTGGCTGGCTAGGTGA